The following proteins are encoded in a genomic region of Grus americana isolate bGruAme1 chromosome 5, bGruAme1.mat, whole genome shotgun sequence:
- the PSMC1 gene encoding 26S proteasome regulatory subunit 4: MGQSQSGGHGPGGGKKDDKDKKKKYEPPVPTRVGKKKKKTKGPDAASKLPLVTPHTQCRLKLLKLERIKDYLLMEEEFIRNQEQMKPLEEKQEEERSKVDDLRGTPMSVGTLEEIIDDNHAIVSTSVGSEHYVSILSFVDKDLLEPGCSVLLNHKVHAVIGVLMDDTDPLVTVMKVEKAPQETYADIGGLDNQIQEIKESVELPLTHPEYYEEMGIKPPKGVILYGPPGTGKTLLAKAVANQTSATFLRVVGSELIQKYLGDGPKLVRELFRVAEEHAPSIVFIDEIDAIGTKRYDSNSGGEREIQRTMLELLNQLDGFDSRGDVKVIMATNRIETLDPALIRPGRIDRKIEFPLPDEKTKKRIFQIHTSRMTLADDVTLDELIMAKDDLSGADIKAICTEAGLMALRERRMKVTNEDFKKSKENVLYKKQEGTPEGLYL, translated from the exons ATG GGTCAAAGTCAGAGTGGTGGGCATGGTCCTGGTGGTGGCAAAAAGGATGACAAG gataagaagaagaaatatgaacctCCAGTTCCAACcagagtggggaaaaagaagaagaaaacaaagggaCCAGATGCTGCCAGCAAACTCCCCCTGG TGACTCCTCACACACAGTGCAGACTCAAATTGTTGAAACTGGAGAGAATTAAAGATTACCTCTTAATGGAGGAAGAATTTATCAGAAATCAAGAGCAGATGAAacctttggaagaaaaacaagag GAGGAAAGATCAAAGGTGGATGATCTGAGGGGAACACCAATGTCCGTGGGTACCTTGGAGGAGATCATTGATGACAACCACGCTATCGTGTCCACATCAGTAGGATCGGAGCACTATGTCAGTATTCTGTCTTTTGTGGACAAGGATCTGCTAGAGCCAGGCTGCTCTGTTTTGCTAAATCATAAG GTTCATGCTGTGATAGGAGTCCTGATGGATGACACAGACCCTTTAGTTACTGTGATGAAAGTGGAGAAAGCTCCTCAAGAAACATATGCTGACATTGGTGGCCTTGACAACCAGATTCAAGAAATCAAG GAGTCTGTGGAGCTTCCCCTCACCCATCCTGAATATTATGAAGAGATGGGTATAAAGCCACCCAAAGGAGTCATTCTGTATGGCCCACCTGGCACAG GTAAAACTTTACTAGCCAAAGCAGTGGCAAACCAAACTTCAGCAACCTTCCTGAGAGTGGTTGGCTCAGAACTCATACAGAAATACTTGGGTGACGGTCCAAAGCTTGTGCGTGAACTGTTCCGTGTGGCTGAAGAGCACGCTCCATCGATTGTCTTCATTGATGAAATCGATGCCATTGGTACAAAGAG GTATGACTCGAATTCAGGTGGTGAGAGAGAGATCCAGCGTACAATGCTGGAGCTGCTGAACCAACTAGATGGGTTTGACTCTCGGGGGGATGTGAAAGTTATCATGGCTACAAACAGAATAGAAACACTGGACCCAGCTTTAATTCGGCCAG GACGTATTGATAGGAAAATAGAGTTCCCTCTACCTGATGAAAAGACCAAGAAACGAATCTTTCAGATTCACACAAGTAGGATGACGTTGGCAGATGATGTGACTCTGGATGAACTGATTATGGCAAAAGATGATCTCAGCGGTGCAGATATTAAG GCAATTTGTACAGAAGCTGGGTTGATGGCTTTGAGGGAACGGCGAATGAAAGTAACAAATGAAGACTTCAAAAAGTCGAAAGAGAATGTTCTCTATAAGAAGCAGGAGGGAACCCCCGAGGGACTGTATCTTTAA